One Cucurbita pepo subsp. pepo cultivar mu-cu-16 chromosome LG20, ASM280686v2, whole genome shotgun sequence genomic window carries:
- the LOC111783462 gene encoding UDP-glycosyltransferase 87A2-like isoform X1, producing the protein MRSTNDGTLINDKRSKTSLVNAPKLIPLSFERVDCLSHLSSAQKSFPMAGIHVVVMPYPGRGHINPTMNLCKLLALTKSDILITFVVTEEWLGYIGADPTPPNLRFATIPNVIPPERLKAADFRGFSEAVVTKMEAPFEQLLDRLQPPVDAIIGDLELRWPIAVGRRRNILVASLWTMSATFFSMLYRADISARVGRLSSNWFDHGDKVDQISGLSSTHKADLRKVFEENDGRVMEIILDCISRVPKADCLLFTSFYEFEPEMMEALKLEFPFPIYPIGPAIPYFEIEKEPRVANDNDAYNYQQWLDSQPADSVLYISLGSFLSVSASQMDEIASGLRDSGIRFLWVARGEAPRLKERCGEKGLVVAWCEQLKVLCHSSIGGFWTHCGWNSTLEAVYAGIPMLTFPLFLDQNPNSTHIVEDWKIGCRVQETKVGAETLILKEEISEIVQRFMDLSSPEGKQIRDRAKRLKEICHRATGEGGSSRQNLDEFIRSISKGDTK; encoded by the exons ATGCGGTCAACAAATGATGGGACACTCATAAACGACAAACGTAGCAAAACCTCTTTGGTTAATGCCCCAAAGCTCATTCCACTAAGTTTTGAGAGGGTTGACTGTCTCTCTCATTTATCTTCAGCTCAGAAATCATTTCCGATGGCCGGAATCCACGTGGTGGTGATGCCTTACCCCGGCCGCGGCCACATCAACCCTACGATGAACCTCTGCAAATTGCTCGCCTTAACAAAATCTGATATTCTCATCACCTTTGTCGTCACCGAAGAGTGGCTCGGCTACATCGGCGCCGATCCCACGCCTCCAAATCTCCGGTTTGCCACCATTCCAAACGTCATTCCGCCGGAGAGGCTGAAAGCCGCTGACTTCAGAGGCTTCAGCGAAGCTGTCGTGACTAAGATGGAAGCTCCATTCGAGCAACTCCTCGATCGGCTCCAGCCGCCGGTGGATGCGATCATTGGCGATTTGGAGCTCCGTTGGCCGATCGCTGTCGGACGTCGGAGGAATATCCTGGTGGCCTCGCTCTGGACGATGTCGGCGACCTTCTTCTCGATGCTTTACAGAGCCGATATTTCCGCTCGAGTCGGGCGGCTGTCTTCCAATTGGTTTG ATCATGGTGATAAAGTGGATCAAATTTCAGGACTTTCTTCAACCCATAAAGCCGATCTTCGGAAAGTGTTTGAAGAGAATGATGGAAGAGTGATGGAGATTATCTTGGATTGCATATCCAGGGTGCCAAAAGCAGACTGCCTATTATTCACTTCTTTCTATGAATTTGAACCCGAAATGATGGAAGCTTTGAAACTAGAATTCCCGTTCCCTATCTACCCGATTGGTCCTGCAATACCctattttgaaattgagaagGAACCTCGAGTAGCTAATGATAATGATGCCTACAATTACCAACAATGGTTGGATTCCCAACCTGCAGACTCTGTATTGTACATTTCATTGGGAAGTTTTCTTTCGGTCTCAGCTTCCCAAATGGATGAAATAGCTTCTGGGCTACGAGATAGTGGCATTCGGTTCTTATGGGTGGCTCGAGGGGAAGCTCCTCGGTTGAAGGAGCGATGCGGCGAAAAGGGGTTAGTTGTGGCATGGTGTGAACAATTGAAGGTCTTGTGTCATTCCTCAATAGGTGGGTTCTGGACTCATTGTGGCTGGAATTCAACTCTGGAAGCTGTTTATGCAGGGATTCCTATGCTTacttttcctctgtttttggaTCAAAATCCCAACAGTACCCACATTGTTGAAGACTGGAAAATTGGGTGCAGGGTTCAAGAAACCAAGGTTGGAGCTGAAacactaattttaaaagaagaaatatcaGAGATTGTCCAAAGGTTCATGGATCTCAGCAGCCCTGAGGGAAAGCAAATCAGGGATAGAGCCAAAAGGCTAAAAGAGATCTGTCACCGAGCAACAGGGGAGGGTGGATCATCTCGCCAAAACCTGGATGAATTTATAAGGAGCATTTCAAAAGGTGACACCAAATAG
- the LOC111783470 gene encoding uncharacterized protein LOC111783470 produces the protein MNASLNSGMVFSEDIADGSDSDTNSAEGSDYYEPISVIDGEESDEAAGSDDETYSSDTHLHHLPNGFRVENAVSSLSLNDDVERRCSDEEEEESMREASDSAIRMAFREDETRRNAPLSPENATRIMEAMRGISFGGSAPDWTRIVSEDRWIDQLRRLRQTPTSPNNFGN, from the exons ATGAACGCATCGTTGAATTCAGGAATGGTTTTCTCTGAAG ACATAGCCGACGGAAGTGATTCGGATACGAATTCCGCTGAAGGATCGGATTACTACGAGCCGATCTCGGTCATTGATGGTGAAGAATCCGATGAAGCTGCTGGATCAGATGACGAAACTTACAGCTCCGATACTCATTTGCACCATTTACCCAACGGTTTCCGTGTAGAGAATGCAGTTTCGTCTCTTAGCCTGAACGACGATGTGGAGAGAAGGTGCAGTgatgaggaagaggaggagagcATGAGAGAGGCTTCTGATTCAGCGATTAGAATGGCGTTTAGAGAGGATGAGACTCGGAGAAATGCGCCGCTGTCGCCGGAGAATGCGACGAGGATCATGGAGGCCATGCGCGGCATCTCATTTGGCGGCTCTGCTCCAGATTGGACTCGGATTGTATCTGAGGATCGTTGGATTGATCAACTTCGAAGGCTTAGGCAAACCCCTACCTCTCCCAATAATTTCGGAAACTGA
- the LOC111783463 gene encoding uncharacterized protein LOC111783463 isoform X1, whose translation MASSLALPSTISLKKLPRNASTSFRSSSSFLGFRNGSRSSTGVTISRSRVFMSASVGSQTLVDDSLFLDYKPTCAFLFPGQGAQAVGMGKESQSVPVAADLFKRANDILGFDLLDVCTNGPKEKLDSTVISQPAIYVTSLAAVELLRARDGGQQIIDSVDVTCGLSLGEYTALAFAGAFSFEDGLRLVKLRGEAMQAAADGAKSAMVSIIGLDSEKVQQLCDAANQEVDEADKVQIANFLCPGNYAVSGGLKGVEVVESKAKSFKARMTVRLAVAGAFHTSFMEPAVSRLEAALAATEIRTPRIPVISNVNAQPHADPDTIRKILARQVTSPVLWETTVKTLLNKGLKKSYELGPGKVIAGIFKRVDKSADIENVAA comes from the exons ATGGCCTCTTCTCTCGCTCTCCCTTCCACAATTTCCCTCAAGAAGTTGCCTCGCAATGCATCCACCTCTTTCAGGAGCTCCAGCTCATTTCTTGGCTTCAGAAATGGATCCCGAAGCTCCACTGGTGTAACCATCTCTCGATCTAGGGTTTTCATGAGCGCTTCGGTTGGATCGCAGACTTTGGTCGATGATTCCTTGTTCTTGGATTACAAGCCCACTTGTGCCTTTCTGTTCCCTGGGCAG GGTGCACAAGCTGTGGGAATGGGAAAGGAATCTCAAAGCGTTCCTGTCGCAGCTGACTTGTTCAAGCGAGCAAATGATATTTTAGG GTTTGATCTTCTCGATGTCTGCACTAATGGGCCAAAGGAGAAACTAGATTCAACTGTTATAAGTCAG CCAGCTATCTACGTCACTAGTCTAGCTGCAGTTGAGCTACTTCGTGCACGTGATGGAGGCCAACAAATAATTGATTCTGTCGATGTCACTTGTGGTCTAAGCCTGGGAGAGTATACCGCATTAGCATTTGCAGGGGCTTTCAG CTTTGAGGATGGACTCAGGCTCGTCAAACTAAGGGGGGAGGCAATGCAG GCAGCTGCTGATGGTGCAAAAAGTGCTATGGTCAGTATCATAGGGTTAGACTCAGAGAAGGTTCAACAGCTGTGTGATGCAGCTAATCAAGAAGTCGATGAAGCCGATAAAGTTCAGATAGCAAATTTTCTATGTCCT GGCAATTATGCTGTATCAGGAGGTCTTAAAGGAGTAGAAGTAGTAGaatccaaagcaaagtcattcAAAGCTCGAATGACG GTACGCCTAGCTGTGGCCGGTGCATTCCACACTAGCTTCATGGAACCTGCTGTTTCAAGATTAGAAGCTGCACTTGCAGCAACAGAGATCAGAACTCCCAGAATACCAGTCATCTCCAATGTCAACGCACAGCCACATGCAGATCCCGACACAATTAGGAAAATTTTGGCACGCCAG GTGACTTCTCCTGTTCTGTGGGAAACAACAGTAAAAACTCTACTCAACAAGGGGCTGAAGAAGAGTTATGAATTGGGCCCTGGAAAG GTTATAGCTGGGATTTTCAAAAGAGTGGACAAAAGTGCAGATATTGAGAATGTTGCAGCTTAA
- the LOC111783463 gene encoding uncharacterized protein LOC111783463 isoform X2, which produces MKFNSLKAIANEFISVLCCTNGAQAVGMGKESQSVPVAADLFKRANDILGFDLLDVCTNGPKEKLDSTVISQPAIYVTSLAAVELLRARDGGQQIIDSVDVTCGLSLGEYTALAFAGAFSFEDGLRLVKLRGEAMQAAADGAKSAMVSIIGLDSEKVQQLCDAANQEVDEADKVQIANFLCPGNYAVSGGLKGVEVVESKAKSFKARMTVRLAVAGAFHTSFMEPAVSRLEAALAATEIRTPRIPVISNVNAQPHADPDTIRKILARQVTSPVLWETTVKTLLNKGLKKSYELGPGKVIAGIFKRVDKSADIENVAA; this is translated from the exons ATGAAGTTCAATTCTTTGAAGGCAATAGCCAACGAGTTCATCAGTGTCCTGTGTTGTACAAAT GGTGCACAAGCTGTGGGAATGGGAAAGGAATCTCAAAGCGTTCCTGTCGCAGCTGACTTGTTCAAGCGAGCAAATGATATTTTAGG GTTTGATCTTCTCGATGTCTGCACTAATGGGCCAAAGGAGAAACTAGATTCAACTGTTATAAGTCAG CCAGCTATCTACGTCACTAGTCTAGCTGCAGTTGAGCTACTTCGTGCACGTGATGGAGGCCAACAAATAATTGATTCTGTCGATGTCACTTGTGGTCTAAGCCTGGGAGAGTATACCGCATTAGCATTTGCAGGGGCTTTCAG CTTTGAGGATGGACTCAGGCTCGTCAAACTAAGGGGGGAGGCAATGCAG GCAGCTGCTGATGGTGCAAAAAGTGCTATGGTCAGTATCATAGGGTTAGACTCAGAGAAGGTTCAACAGCTGTGTGATGCAGCTAATCAAGAAGTCGATGAAGCCGATAAAGTTCAGATAGCAAATTTTCTATGTCCT GGCAATTATGCTGTATCAGGAGGTCTTAAAGGAGTAGAAGTAGTAGaatccaaagcaaagtcattcAAAGCTCGAATGACG GTACGCCTAGCTGTGGCCGGTGCATTCCACACTAGCTTCATGGAACCTGCTGTTTCAAGATTAGAAGCTGCACTTGCAGCAACAGAGATCAGAACTCCCAGAATACCAGTCATCTCCAATGTCAACGCACAGCCACATGCAGATCCCGACACAATTAGGAAAATTTTGGCACGCCAG GTGACTTCTCCTGTTCTGTGGGAAACAACAGTAAAAACTCTACTCAACAAGGGGCTGAAGAAGAGTTATGAATTGGGCCCTGGAAAG GTTATAGCTGGGATTTTCAAAAGAGTGGACAAAAGTGCAGATATTGAGAATGTTGCAGCTTAA
- the LOC111782509 gene encoding shewanella-like protein phosphatase 1, with translation MASLCLNLNSFYSSSPSQPRRLIQSFFASSSALNRNDYIKAHTLKPIVVSGNPPTFVSAPGRRIVAVGDLHGDLKQTRLALEMAGVLDSDSRDLWTGGETVLVQLGDILDRGEDEIAILSLLRSLDVQARAQGGAVFQVNGNHETMNVEGDFRYVDSGAFNECLDFMEYLEDYRDHFEEAFLNWIQVSERWKDQRKSQNFWGPMNLVKKQKGVVARSILFRPGGRLACELAQHAVVLKVNDWVFCHGGLLPHHVAYGVERMNREVSQWMKGHGESGNTPFPIIATKGYDSVVWNRLYSRDFADLGNFEIKQINSILEDTLEAVGAKAMVVGHTPQMAGVNCKYNCSIWRVDVGMSSGVLNSRPEVLEIRGDKARVIKSKRDRFSELQVVNYI, from the exons ATGGCTTCCCTCTGCCTCAACCTCAATTCCTTTTATTCATCATCACCCTCACAACCTCGCCGCCTGATCCAATCCTTCTTCGCCTCCTCTTCTGCTCTAAATCGCAACGATTACATTAAGGCTCACACCTTAAAACCTATCGTCGTCAGTGGAAATCCCCCAACCTTCGTCTCTGCTCCAGGTCGCCGAATCGTTGCTG TTGGAGATTTGCATGGAGACCTTAAGCAAACTAGATTGGCGCTTGAGATGGCTGGTGTATTGGACTCCGACAGTCGGGACTTGTGGACTGGTGGAGAAACG GTGTTGGTTCAGCTTGGAGATATACTGGACAGAGGAGAAGATGAAATAGCTATATTGTCCTTATTGAGATCATTAGATGTCCAAGCAAGAGCACAAGGTGGCGCAGTCTTTCAG GTGAACGGGAATCACGAGACAATGAATGTGGAAGGGGATTTCAGATATGTTGATTCTGGGGCTTTTAATGAGTGTCTGGACTTCATGGAATACTTGGAAGACTATAGAGATCATTTTGAAGAAGCCTTTCTTAATTGGATCCAAGTCTCAGAGAGGTGGAAAGATCAGAGGAAATCACAAAATTTTTGGGGTCCTATGAATTTGGTGAAG AAGCAAAAAGGGGTGGTAGCGAGATCAATCCTCTTCAGACCCGGTGGTCGTTTGGCATGTGAGTTGGCGCAACACGCAGTTGTTCTTAAAGTTAATGACTGGGTCTTCTGTCATGGTGGTCTTCTTCCTCACCATG TTGCATATGGCGTAGAAAGGATGAACCGGGAAGTATCCCAGTGGATGAAAGGCCATGGTGAAAGTGGCAATACTCCCTTTCCTATCATTGCAACAAAGGGCTATGATAGTGTTGTATGGAATCGATTATACTCGAGAGATTTTGCAGATTTGGGAAACTTTGAGATTAAACAG ATAAATTCAATTCTCGAAGACACACTAGAAGCAGTTGGCGCCAAGGCAATGGTGGTAGGCCACACTCCTCAAATGGCTGGAGTAAATTG CAAATACAATTGTAGCATTTGGCGAGTTGATGTTGGGATGTCAAGTGGAGTTCTTAACTCGAGACCTGAG GTACTAGAAATCAGAGGCGACAAAGCTAGAGTTATCAAAAGCAAGAGGGATAGGTTTAGTGAACTTCAAGTTGTTAACTATATATAG
- the LOC111783408 gene encoding laccase-13-like, translating to MEELLKIKSCCSLFLLSLLAFLLLLPPFAVAETHYHEFIVQPKPVKRLCKVHNIITVNGKFPGPTLAVRNGDSLVIKVVNVARYNVSLHWHGIRQLRNPWADGPEFVTQCSIKPGGSYTYRFTIQDQEGTLWWHAHSRWLRATVYGALIIYPKLPSSYPFLMPKREASVLLGEWFDRDPISVLRQALFTGAAPNVSDAYTINGQPGDFYRCSGKETVRFAVDSGETILLRIINSALNQELFFSVANHQLTVVAVDASYTKPFTTNVIMIGPGQTTDVLLTANQQPAHYYMAATAYNTALNAAFDNTTTTAILEYKNCQQHQQHPPRPIMAQLPNFNDTPTATRFTSQLRSPNRVNVPTQIDDSLLFTVGLGLINCTNPNSPRCQGPNGTRFAASINNVSFVFPKSNSIMQAFYQGVPGVFTTDFPPVPPLQFDYTGNVSRGLWQPGRGTKGYRLKYGSNVQIVLQDTSIVTTEDHPMHLHGYHFYVVGSGFGNFNPATDPARFNLIDPPVRNTIGTPPGGWVAIRFVADNPGAWLMHCHIDSHLAWGLAMVFLVENGEGELQSVLPPPPDLPPC from the exons ATGGAGGAGCTGCTTAAGATCAAGTCCTGTTGCTCTTTGTTCttgctttcccttttggcCTTCCTCCTTTTACTCCCTCCTTTTGCTGTTGCAGAAACTCACTACCATGAGTTCATT GTGCAACCAAAGCCCGTGAAGAGGCTGTGCAAAGTCCACAACATCATAACAGTGAACGGGAAGTTCCCTGGACCAACTCTAGCGGTCAGAAACGGCGATTCCCTTGTCATCAAAGTAGTGAATGTTGCCCGCTACAATgtctctctccattg GCATGGGATCAGGCAGCTGAGGAACCCATGGGCAGATGGGCCAGAGTTCGTGACCCAATGCTCCATAAAGCCAGGAGGCAGCTACACCTACAGGTTCACCATTCAAGACCAAGAGGGAACCCTGTGGTGGCATGCTCATAGCCGATGGCTGCGAGCCACCGTCTATGGCGCTCTCATTATCTACCCCAAGCTCCCCTCTTCATACCCTTTCTTAATGCCCAAAAGAGAAGCCTCTGTTCTTCTTG GGGAATGGTTCGACAGAGACCCGATAAGTGTGCTGCGGCAGGCGCTTTTCACTGGCGCGGCTCCTAATGTCTCTGATGCCTACACCATCAACGGCCAGCCCGGCGACTTCTACCGCTGCTCCGGCAAAG AGACGGTGAGATTCGCGGTGGATTCCGGCGAGACAATTCTTTTGAGGATTATAAACTCAGCATTGAATCAGGAGCTGTTCTTCTCCGTCGCTAACCACCAATTGACGGTGGTGGCCGTCGACGCGTCTTACACCAAACCATTCACAACAAATGTGATTATGATCGGACCCGGACAGACCACCGATGTCCTTCTGACAGCCAACCAACAACCAGCTCACTACTACATGGCTGCCACCGCCTACAACACCGCCCTCAACGCCGCCTTCGACAACACCACCACCACTGCCATCCTCGAATACAAAAATTGCCAGCAACACCAGCAGCACCCACCGCGACCCATTATGGCTCAGCTCCCAAATTTCAACGACACCCCCACCGCCACCCGATTCACCTCCCAACTCCGGAGCCCAAACAGAGTGAACGTCCCGACCCAAATCGACGACAGCTTACTCTTCACCGTCGGATTAGGCCTCATCAACTGCACGAACCCAAACAGCCCCCGCTGCCAAGGCCCCAACGGCACTCGCTTCGCCGCCAGCATCAACAACGTCTCCTTCGTTTTCCCAAAATCCAATTCCATCATGCAAGCCTTTTACCAGGGCGTTCCGGGGGTTTTCACCACCGACTTTCCGCCGGTTCCGCCGCTGCAATTTGATTACACAGGGAACGTGAGCAGAGGGCTTTGGCAGCCCGGTCGAGGGACCAAGGGTTATAGACTTAAATATGGGTCAAATGTGCAGATTGTGCTGCAGGACACCAGCATTGTAACCACCGAAGATCACCCGATGCATCTCCATGGCTACCATTTCTACGTCGTTGGTTCGGGTTTTGGCAATTTCAACCCAGCCACGGATCCGGCGAGGTTCAATCTCATCGACCCACCGGTGAGAAACACGATTGGAACGCCCCCCGGTGGTTGGGTTGCCATCCGATTCGTGGCTGATAATCCAG GGGCTTGGTTGATGCATTGCCATATAGACTCGCACCTTGCTTGGGGATTGGCGATGGTGTTTCTGGTTGAGAATGGCGAAGGAGAGCTGCAGTCTGTTCTTCCTCCCCCGCCGGATCTGCCTCCTTGTTAA
- the LOC111783349 gene encoding sorting nexin 2A-like — translation MMDSENQGFEEARLYSSHEEVENLDFKEKLSAKSFSNYRSAMSSLSDAHHPLSSPAVLTPADSDPLRPPPMDRDLQKPYVSDHFFSDPLHFSDVNFGPSDGNNVSDLNGVESPSKSSESSGSLSRSSSSNSEYIKISVSNPQKEQEVSNSLVPGGSSYVTYLITTRTNIAEFGGSEFSVRRRFKDVVTLSERLAESYRGFFIPPRPDKSVVEGQVMQKQEFVEQRRVALEKYLRKLAGHPVIRMSDEFKVFLQVQGRLPLPTTTDVASRMIDGAVNLPKQLLSESAMAPQEVVQPAKGGRDLLRLFKELKQSMTNDWGSSKPPIVEEDKEFLEKKEKLRDFEQQLSAVSQQAESLVKTQQDMAETFGELGLTLIKLTKFENEEAVFNCQRVRAADTKNVATAAVKASRLYRELNSQTVKHLDVLHDYLGLMLAVHGAFAERSSALLTEQTLLSDLSSLRSRAEKLEAASSKVFGGDKSRIQKLEQLKESIRTTEDAKNVAMREYKRIKENNRSELERFDRERQADFLSMLKGFVTNQVRYAEKMSEVWGKVAEETSSYSKESS, via the exons ATGATGGATTCGGAGAACCAGGGCTTTGAAGAAGCCCGATTGTATTCCTCTCATGAGGAGGTGGAAAATTTGGATTTCAAGGAGAAGTTAAGCGCCAAATCCTTTTCTAATTATCGCAGTGCCATGTCCTCGCTCTCTGATGCCCACCATCCACTGTCCTCGCCGGCTGTTCTTACACCGGCTGACTCAGATCCCCTGCGTCCGCCGCCGATGGATCGAGATCTCCAAAAACCTTACGTGTCTGATCATTTTTTCTCCGACCCGCTTCACTTTTCTGATGTGAATTTTGGCCCGTCCGATGGGAATAATGTCAGTGATCTTAATGGTGTTGAAAGCCCTAGCAAGAGTTCGGAAAGTTCTGGGAGTTTGTCCAGATCTTCGTCTTCCAACTCCGAGTATATAAAAATTTCAGTCTCGAATCCCCAGAAGGAGCAAGAGGTTTCGAACTCGCTAGTGCCCGGTGGGAGTTCGTACGTCACGTATCTGATCACGACGAGGACTAACATAGCGGAGTTTGGAGGGTCAGAATTTAGCGTTCGAAGGAGGTTTAAGGATGTGGTGACGCTGTCAGAGCGTTTGGCGGAGTCGTATAGAGGGTTCTTTATACCCCCACGGCCGGATAAGAGTGTGGTGGAGGGCCAAGTGATGCAGAAACAAGAGTTTGTGGAGCAGAGAAGGGTGGCACTGGAGAAATACTTGAGGAAGCTAGCAGGACATCCAGTGATCAGAATGAGCGATGAGTTTAAGGTGTTTTTGCAAGTTCAAGGGAGATTACCACTGCCAACAACCACCGATGTTGCATCTAGGATGATTGATGGGGCAGTAAATCTCCCTAAGCAGTTGCTCAGTGAGAGCGCAATGGCGCCTCAGGAGGTGGTTCAGCCAGCGAAAGGTGGAAGGGATTTGTTAAGATTGTTTAAGGAATTGAAGCAATCTATGACAAATGACTGGGGCAGTTCGAAGCCTCCAATCGTCGAGGAGGATAAGGAATTcttggaaaagaaagaaaaattgcgCGATTTCGAGCAGCAGCTCAGTGCTGTATCTCAGCAG GCTGAATCGTTGGTCAAAACTCAGCAAGATATGGCAGAAACATTTGGAGAGTTAGGTTTGACATTGATTAAGTtgacaaaatttgaaaatgaggAAGCTGTATTCAACTGTCAAAGAGTTCGTGCTGCTGACACAAAAAATGTAGCTACTGCTGCTGTTAAAGCAAGCCGATTATATCGAGAACTCAATTCTCAAACTGTGAAACATTTG GACGTACTTCACGACTATCTGGGATTAATGCTAGCAGTTCATGGTGCATTCGCAGAACGCTCGAGTGCTTTACTGACCGAGCAAACTCTATTGTCTGACTTGTCCTCATTGCGTTCAAGGGCTGAAAAGCTCGAAGCCGCATCATCTAAAGTATTTGGTGGTGACAAATCAAGGATTCAGAAGTTAGAGCAGTTAAAAGAAAGCATAAGAACTACAGAGGATGCTAAAAATGTTGCAATGCGAGAATACAAGCGCATAAAG GAAAACAATAGAAGTGAACTGGAAAGATTTGACAGAGAACGACAAGCCGACTTCTTGAGTATGCTCAAAGGGTTTGTAACAAATCAG GTCCGATATGCAGAGAAGATGTCTGAAGTATGGGGGAAGGTAGCAGAGGAGACAAGCAGCTACTCAAAGGAGAGCAGCTGA